CATGAAACAAGGACGGTGATCAGATAATTAGGGTTGAGGGCCCCAAATGCCATCCCTGACTTTGCTGCTGGCTTTCTGGCCCTGATCGTGTCTCCTAGGCACTGTGGGCTTAGCCACTATTGACCTAGCTCCAATACCACCACACTGAGCCTCATGGAAGGGTGTTGCAGCCATAAGGATGGGGTTGATGTTGGATCGGTCCTGCGTCCCAAAACTCCCACTTATGTTGCCAAGTCCCTGCAGCTTTATCCACCCAGTGGCTTTGCATGTTCCTCCTTAGAAGCTGTGGAACCACAAATGATATAGCCATAATTTTGACTTCTAGGAACCTCAGGGCCTTTTGATCCTGTGGGGCTACCTTAGCTATTGTGTGTTGCATCCTGGACCTCTGCCTCCCACAGCTATCCAGATAGTCTGGTTTAACAGTCCTGAGGAACTTGTGCTTTCCTGTGGTCTCAGTGTGCTGTTAACTGAGGACCCTGTCCCCTCCTACCTTCCTTGTTCCTGTAGCTCTGCATGCAGAGGACAAGGATAGAGTTGGACAATGCtttttctcacagcttctcttttGGTCTCTTTCAGGCACTGTTGTTTGTCTTTTCAATTTTGCGTAAAGTTGCGTGGGACTATGGACGCCTGGCCCTGGTGACTGATGCTGACAGGTAAGAGTGGGAGAGTGGCAGGGGAATACGATATGAGTAGTGCCCTTCTTTGCTGTGAAGCAGAAGGGATAAATCCTATTTTGTGTgcctgagcagctggagaggagaggcagaTGTGCCAGTTGCATCCCCTGAGCTCCAGGAATAGGAAGAAATCCCCACTTACTGGCTTTTTTGTTACAGCATCCTTCTCCCAACACACGGAGTGGTCCCTGCTGGCTCCATATCGCTTATGATCCCTTCAGTGACAGAGATGTGCAGGGGCCCTTACAGAGGAACAGCagatggagggaggagaggaacaaGAGGTCACAGGAAGGGTGAGGGCTGCCACAGTAAAGGCTTTGTTAAGCCTCTGAAGGTGTCTTTGTGACTCTGCTGGATGCAGTTCTTGTTAGAGCACTTGACAGTAGtatgctgcttttccaggtgtGGTACTGCTGTGCCGACACGAGCTTAGCTCGCATCCCAAGTGCTGATGAATTGGTCTGGGTGTCGATCCTTCCTGCCCAATGCATTTGTGGGCTACAGTGTCTGTCAGCAAAAGCCAGGGCCTGTTGGGGATGGCAGCTCCACAGCAGAGGGAGCACTCCCTGCACAACAGTGGAAAGAgttgttttcttccagcacCAAACTAGGAATTCTGGTTTAAATAAGCGGTCCTGGATAGGGTTAGATAagcagctgtgtccctgtggtTCCTCTGCCagtattttcctgttctgtctGGGGAAATCAACTGTACAGAGATagtagaagggaaaaaacaagaaaggagTAATCATAGGAGACCCCAAtggggagagggcagcagggTTAAGCAGTCTGGATCCAGATGCTGGCAGGAAGCCACAGCTCTGGCCTCCAGGGGGGAGAGAGGGCTGAACTTTCTTGGAGGCAATGCTTGAGCACCTTGGGTGCAAGGGAGTGTGAGCAGTGGCTGTAGGCAGAAAGGCAGAGGGGTGCCAGCTGTTTGGAGAGGGAGAGCTGGtaggcacagggagagggacagCATGGCTTTGGATCGAGCTGTGGATCAACAGGACTGTAGTTGCAGGGAGGAGCCCATGCTGCTTGGCTCATCCATGGGGTAGGATGAGAGTTTTGAGGGGAGAGGGATGCATGTGTGTTTGTTCCCTGGGTGGGGAGGAGATACTCCCCTTGGAAGGGGAGCTCAGATAGCAGCCAGACAGTCCCAATAGTCTCTCCTACCTGACCCCGTCACTCAGGAGCTCCCTGCAATGTCCATGGTATGGAGCCCGGTCACATTCCCAGTGAAGCCAGCTTCCCTTGTGGCAGCAAAGCACTCTGCCCCTGGACCAGTGGGTATTCCAGATTGCTGTGATTTGAGGCATTGCTGGGCTCTGGAAGGAaggtcttctccagcctgaccaTTGGCaggtttctctttttcaggATGACGGGGAGCCACGTTGGATGCGTAGTTCCCTGCAAAAGAGGAGAACTCAGCACCTACTCCCGTCGTTGTAACCTGtccctttctgtttctgtgcccCCAGGCGCCGACGCTGGGAGACGGAAAGAGAGGAGCGGGAATAGTATGTTGTTTTTTCAGGGtctcatttcttctctcttgctcACAatctctctctcattttctcttgCAGCGTCTTGCTTCTGAACTAATGTAAATGGCTGGGAGTTGGGCATGAATTTGTGTCTCCCGGTGGATTTGTgttcttctttccctcccctttgTGTCATTCATTACCACAGCTGAATGCACCCTGGTCTTCCCCTAGTAGCCCTTAAATTCTTCTtgagagcagcagtgccagggaacTCTCAGTCCTGACCTGGGCAGAGGGTGTTATACCACATGCCCTACACTATCTGCTTGTGTCCAGCTATCCTGCCTTATGATGAAAGTAAACAAACCTGGTTGCCTGAGCCCACAGTATGCTCAGGTCACCCAGGTGCAGGGGAAGCTATTTTCCCTGGTCCTTCTTGTGCCAGGTTGCAACAAGAGCCATTCCCTCGCCACTTGCAAGGGTAGGCAGGTGCACAAAGATGATCTGGCAAGACTactctgtctttcctttttaCCCCATGAGGCTGCTGGGACCAGGTTAACTGTTGGCCTTTGTCCCTTGTCACCTAAACCCACACCCAGCAAGGCAGCAcctttaattttctctcttccccttttgccccagtgctgctgaaagCGTCCTTCGTCACCTTGGCCTGGTGTTGCCGATTAAGACCTGCCATGGACTGTCCTCCCTGTTCTTACCTCCTTCTTGCCTCTTTTTTGCGTGAGAAAAGACCATCGCCCATGCCTTGCCGACTGTTTGGGTGGTATATGCTGCAGAGGGGTCGATCAGCTGGCAGTGCACAGCCTGCCATGGTTGTTCCAGCCACACTGATTTGTGTCTGAGGCCAGGGCAGCaagctgcagcctccttttcccACTTGCAAAGCCTTACCACTTGCAAAGCAGGGGCCTGCTACTGCCTTGTGGGGGTACAAGAATGTGCCTGTTTTTGCAGCTGATCCTTGCCCTCAGGAGCAGAGCAGTTGAAGTTGTGAAAACAGAACCAATGGTAGCTGTGGTACATGGCACAGAGGGGACCTCTTGCTCGTGCTTGAGTGCTTCACTAGCGGTTGGCCCTGCTTCAGGTGTGTGTGGCAACTTTTCACTGCTAACATCCTGTGGAGGGGAGTGAGGCAAAGGTAGTAGAGCCATCATGCTCTGAGGATCTTTTAGGGGAGCCACTTCATTTATCCTCACAAGTGCTAATCTCTCTCCAAGGGGCCActtcttcctgctcctgttTTTCATTTGAGCATGCTGGAGCTATCTGCTCCACACACACCACAAATACCACCCCCAAAGCTACTGCATGTCCTGTGACAGTGTTAGCAGCCAGAAGCCTCCAAAAACCTGTGGAACTCAGTGAGGAAGTCTCATTCTGTCTGTGTTCCTTCAAGGCTAATGGcacattcccatcccagctATTCTTTCCTGGGGGGTGCAGTGACAGGTAGTGGGTTAGGAACACGTATATGAAAcctggtgctcccagcccctgaATGTACAACATTGTTCTTTGTGGGAGAGGGCATCTTCCTCTGATGTGTTCCCTTTCTGTGAGAACTAGCAAGTGCCCTTGTCCTGCTACTTGTCAGAGCTTGCAGTAGCCATCAAGTCTCTATTGGCAGCTCAGTCTGCACTGGGAGGTCATAGCAACCCACTTGCACCTGTATGAGGGAAGTGATCACAGAGCCCTGTGGGCATTGCCACCCATGCAGCCACCTCCAGCTTCCCACCACAGCGAGTCCCTTCCACAGCATGCCTGGCCTGCCCTCTTGGAGCCTGTGATTCCCTTGGTCTGAGGCTAGCTGTGCCTCGGACCgcatccttctccttccctggcagggcctCCACCAAACCTGCATCATGCAGGGTCCCACCTTAATCTTGTGATTTGGGGCACTCTTGCTTTCACCTACTTGCACTGTCAatgctttgctttaaaaagtctCCATCCAGTTTGAAGGTGCTGTTGGAGCTCTCTCTTCAGCTTTCCATCTTTGGCGAGGTTTTACATCCTCTGTCTTCTCAACACTTCAGGTCATCCTGATTATTGTCATTGCATCCCCCTGCACAGAGCTGAGTTATCCTGGTCATCTCATAACATGACGCTCCTCTCAGCTGTGCCCTCCaatgctgcttctgttttgcCCTCTACTTTTTCAGTACCAAGAAGCCAAAAGCTCATGGTGTCATCATGTTGGGCTCTCCTCAGGGCAGAAATTTCTCCTCAGCAGAAATTCAccctctctccctgtgccctgctgcaAGGCCTCTGTGGTTATAAAGAGCTGAAGGTCTGAGAGCTGGGTCCAAGCTGTCTCTGTcccttcagcagagcagagtgtTGGGCTGCACAGTGGCAAGGCTGCACACCACTGTCTAATCTGCCCTGCTGTAGTCCCCTGACCTTCAGCTAATCTCCTTTCCCCTGTCTCTCTTACTTTGTGCTAGGAACTGAGGACTCAGCAGGTACTACTCTGCTCTGAGAGAGGCCATGTGTCTCATCCACTTCCTTTCAGAATGTTCATGAGGATGTCTGCTTGTTCTCCTTCCCACAGTGTCATCTACCTCCTCTCTAGCACTTGTCtctcagcagctgttttctctgtgttcttgCCCATCTTTCCCTCCTTGAGCCTGTGGTGCCTACAGGGAGAccatattttcatttggttttttccctttgtttctaGCCTTCAGATCAGTCATATTTCTCTTGCACCTCCGCGATCCCAGCCTGCTGTTGTCATCTTGCAAGTGCTATTTAATTTAGGTCTCTGGACCATTTTCTtgcctccttttccagctgccctcTGCCTCTATTTGTAGTGGGGGCTATTGTCAGCCTTGGATGCTTCTGCTGCAGGTTCTTCATCTAGGTCCCTGCCTCTGGCTGGAGTAAAGTGGTCTGTGATATTCACcccttttgctttcctgttctTTAGCATGGAGCATTCACTTCTAGCtgtctgccctgctcctgctcaagGGATTTCCAGGCTGGAGGCTCAGCTGAGGCTGGGAAGCAGGTTGCACTAAGCCTGGCTCCAGGCAGCTGCATTCTTCTTCCTGCACTGAAGCACTAAGGGTGGGGAGGACTGGTGTAGCAGGATGCAGCCTACCagacttctttcttcctcttcctgaaGATGAGTGAGGTCCTCcaggacaggagctgctcccagtgcctctCCAGCCATGTCAGAGCCAGAGGAACTGTGACAGCCTCCAGCTCTTGCTTCCTTTCTGCTGTCTAAATCCTGTGCTAAACAGACCTCACCTCTCCTCTGtggcagcctctgccagcctCTCCTTGCAGGGACTGCCACATAGTATGGGTGCCTTTCAGAAGGTGCCAAACGAGTAGCATCCATGGGCTATGCCCATGGGTTTTGCCAGGCTCAGCATGCCATCTGAGGAGGGTTCTCTCTTTACTGCTACCTCTGATCTTACCTCTCTCCATCTCACCTGGTGCAAACTGACCTGAATTAACCTCTCGTCTCCTGGGTGCTCTTGGTTCCTGGCCAGGCTGCCTCTTCGCATCTTCTAACTTTCTCCCTCACCTCCCACTTGTCATTTTAGCGTAGCCTCCGCCCTGCATTCTGACAACCATGACCGCTACGAGCGCCTCACCTCCGTCTCCAGCTCTGTGGACTTCGACCAGAGGGACAACGTGAGTAGCCAAAGAGTCAAACGCTTTGCCTTTGAGGGGCCAGGAACCCACAGCTTGGCTGAACCAAGGGCTCTTCACAAGAAACACTTTGGCCTGTTCCCAGCCCTTAAGTCCCACATCTTGCAGTGTGTTGAGTGCAGTAGTAGAGCTCAAGGAGCTATGCAGCTCTTAGACATATGCTTAAATAAATAGGCTCTACATCACTGTGGCTTAACAGACATCTGTCCAGCCTATAATCTCAGCGTTACAAACAATACTTATGTGCCAGCTCTTCCTCACACTGTGGTCTACCTCTAATGGTTTTTTCCTCGCTGAAGGGGAGGATAATGGGTGTGATGGATGGAGGGTGAAGCTCCCCTAGGTGTCCTTTGAGGAGCACTGCCTTGGCCCAGCCTACCTTCCCAGTCCCTACAGAGCTTCTCTTGTCCAGCATGATGGCTGAAGTACCTGCATGCTGAATTTTCTGGGTCTACCTAGGCTTTGGAAAGCTTCCATATTAGCCAGGAGCCCATGGGTTGCCTGGAAGCTTGAGCTGCCAGTTGGTAGGGGACAGCCACACAGCAGAGTCCAACTTGTGTTGTGCTCCATGGAGTAGCACTGTCGCTTCCTTTACCTTGGCCCATCTGTGGCTCTGCACATCTGCGTGCTTGTGGTCTGCCTTTCCCCTGAGCCAAGTATGTGGAGGTGCAAAGACACCAGCCTGGTCCCTGGAACCTTtgaaggaaggagctgggatAAAGGAACACGGAGTGATGTGAAACcgtcctgttttctttttgcacagGGCTTCTGCTCCTGGCTGACAGCCATCTTCAGGATAAAGTAAGTGTCCCAGGACCTGCATAGGGGTCCCACATGAGGAAGGAGGGGCAGTGCAGGGTTGTTGGGATGCCTGGTACAGTACAGCTGCATGAAATCTCTGCCCTTGCTTCAGCCCCCTCTCTGAAGAGCAAAGACGGGGCTACATGAGGAGTCCTAAAGTCAAAATAAGGTCACACAGTGAGTCTGTGACAGAGGAGAGAACCCAGGCCCATGGCTGCCCCACCTCAGTCCCATTTCAGAAACACTGTCCACTGCTCTGCAAATATACTCATCTCCCTGGCACTCTTGCTAGAGGCACTGCTGTCTGAGGAATGGCTATGAGAAGGGGGCTGGAGAATGCAAGGAGATGCCCTCAGCTTAATGATGCACAGAAGTAGTCTCCCAAGCACTTCTATTCAGAATGCTGTGGGATAGCATCAGCACCTGTATCTTAGCAGAGAAGGCAAGGCCCACCTGAAGGGTATAAGGTGTGTTCTGTTGCCTCTCCTGGGTGACAGAGGGCAGGGCCatgggggagcagggctgggtaACCATTGCACAGGCAGGTTTGTGCCCAGGCTGCTTCAAGGCTCAGTGCTGGGCTCCCAAACCCAGAGTCTGGCTCCAGCTTTGGAGGGCAGAACCAGGGGTACTGTGTGTGCTCAGATCAGGAGTTCAGCTGTGACCCTGTACTTTTTCCCAGCACTTGAGGAAATGTAGAAAATTGCCTGACAGCCTTTCTCTCCCTGGCAGGGATGATGAGATCCGGGACAAATGCGGGGGTGATGCAGTGCACTACCTGTCCTTCCAGAGGCACATCATTGGGCTGCTGGTGGTCGTGGGTGTGCTTTCCGTGGGCATCGTGTTACCTGTGAACTTCTCAGGGGACCTGCTAGGTGAGAACAAGGAGCCtttggctgggctggggcatcTGCTTTCAACACCATGTACCAGACCACTGGGTAGCAGTGGAGGGCAGGACAGGACTAACAGAGACAAACCCTAACTATTGTCTCGCTTTGAGAGTAGTGCATCCACAGGGTCATCCTGTGTGGCTTGAGTTTTTAGGTATTCTGCAGGTGATACTCTTGTTGTAGCTCACTCTAGTGGTGCTCTGTCCCACTCAGCATTACTGAACATGCTTGTGTCTGCCTCTTTCTCCCTAGAAAACAATGCCTACAGCTTTGGGAGGACAACTATCGCTAACCTGAAGTCTGGGTATGtgtgggcaggggtgggatggatAATTGAGGCCCTCAAGGGGTCTTTTATATATGTTCACTTGCTGCAGAGCCTCATCTCCTTGAAGGTTGTATTTCTGCCCTTGCTGTGAAGCTACTGTCCCTGCTCCAatttccaggctgagctcctggAATTTGGTTGTGGGGCATCTGTGTGCTATGCTGATTACACTCATGGCCCCAGTGCCTTCAGGGCCTGACCAGCCTCACACAGACTTGTAGTGGCAACCTTGCATTGACCTTTGTGGTCTCCCTTGTGACAGGAACAacctgctgtggctgcacacCACCTTTGCTTTCCTGTACCTGCTGCTGACAGTGTACAGCATGCGCCGGCACACTTCCAAGATGCGCTACAAAGAGGATGACTTGGTGAGCAGGATCTGACCACTCTCCCAGGCACATTTTCCCATGCCCTGTGGTCAAGTCAGGTAGCCTTGGAGAAAATTCTAAGCACCTCAATTTCCACAGCAATTTTGGGCTGTTGTGTTTTGGCTGTTTTTATTCTGCCTGGCCAAAGGCAGATCACCTTCAGAGCAGCAGTTGTGACTGCTTGTGGGGAAACAGGAGAGGGCTGCACTGGGTAAACATGTAGAAGGACCCCATTCTTCCTTAGGGATTGTTCCAGCTGCTTTTGCCTTCTTCATTTCTAAAGGGTAGCCCTGTTTCTGTTCAGGCACCTGCAGTGTAAGTCCCTAGCCTGTCAATCTGCAGCGCACCCGGGTGCAGGATCACAACACCTAGCGCAAGCACAGGAGAGGGGGAGCCCTGGTAGCTAGAAGTGATGGGGCCACCGTTCTTCATCACTAATGCAGGTCTTGGGAGGGGGACTTGCTGCAAGCTGCAACCTCTCTTCTGGTCTCTTACACCATCCACACCTGCCtgtcctctcctttctctcttccttccaggTTAAGCGAACTCTATTCATCAATGGGATCTCAAAATATGCTGAGCCAGAGAAGATCAAGAAGCATTTTGAGTGAGTCTCACTGTGTCCCTAAAGAATGCTCTGCAACAGGGGTGTTTTTATTAGGGTAGTACTAGTGTTACCTGGAATGGCAATAATGCATTGAGAGCAGAGAGCTAGGCAAAATCAGTGAATACCTTTATTTTGGGCCTCTCACTGTTACTTTTATGCTTTTTATCTGAATTTGAAGTATCCTTTGTTTTGTGCCTTGGTATATGCCCAGCTATTTCTTGCAGTGCCATAGGGGTCGGTGTGGTAAGCAACGGACAGGGCATGTCTTGAGATGTAGTTAAGTTCGCAGATGAGATACAGGCAGGAGGTGCTCAAGCAGTGACTGTGGGATGTTGTGCTGCTGCCCTGATCACAGTCCTTGTAGAAAGTATATCTctttaacaagaaaattaaGTTTCTCTTCTGTCAGAATCTCACTGTCAGGACCATGTTTAGAAGCACCACAGgtagaaaagaaatgctttgtACCCTTTGGGAACTCTTCTGCCTCCTTCTGACCACAAGTCTGTGAAGACAGAGAGGGAGTGTGGGGTCAGAGAGGCTCCTTGCTGCTAGAGGGCAAAAGTCCAGAAAGGCTTCTTGTGCAAAAGCCTAAAGGATGTAACATTTGCCCTGTATCTTGCGTCCTCTACAAGGGACAGAGCCTGCAGGCTTCCCTGCAAACTCTTGGTATGCATCACTGTACTCAGCCCAGGACACTCTTCCCAGGGCCAGAGAGAAGTCCTGAACACTTGGAGTTTGCTCGAGGGGTACAGCCTTTGGTGCCAGTTGTAATGAACTGATGCATCTCATCCACAGGGAGGCCTATGCCAACTGCACTGTCCTGGAGGCCCGTCCCTGCTATGATGTTGCCCGGCTGATGTTCCTCGATGCAGAGAGGTAACCTCTATTTTGGGAGAAAAGGCAGAGTGGGCTGATGTTGCTGGTGCCCCCCTCAAGTCaccctctttctttcctttcttccttctcttccgCTCTCATGTTTCAGGAAGAAAGCTGAGCGTGGGCGAGTCTACTTCACCAACCTGCAGAGCAAGGACAACACCCCATCCATGATCAACCCCAAGCCCTGTGGccacctgtgctgctgtgtcatCAGGGGCTGTGAGGAGGTagggaagagctggaggtgttgggCAGCAGTTGAGTGTCCTGTGGCTTGGGTCCCCAGATCATCTCTCCTCTGACCTCTGTCCTCCTGCTCAGGTGGAGGCCATTGAGTATTATACcaagctggaggagaagctcaAAGATGACTACAAGCGAGAGAAGGAGAAGGTTAATGAAAAGCCTCTGGGGATGGCCTTTGTCACCTTCCACAATGAGACCATCACAGCCATGTGAGTGTAAATGGTCCTGTCCTCCCCAAGAAGGTGATTTGTCCCAGCCCTTGCCTTAAATCAGAAGAATGGCAGCACTAAGGCATCCTCTTGGCTTGTGCCTGCCAGCCTTTTGTGTCAGCATGTCCCTCTTTCTCTTGTCCAGAATCCTCAAAGATTTCAATGCTTGTAAGTGCCAGGGCTGTGCGTGCCGTGGGGAGCCCAGAGCCTCCTCCTGCAGTGAGTCCCTTCATGTCCCCAACTGGACTGTCAGTTATGCTCCTGACCCACAGAACATCTACTGGTGAGCAGCTCTGTAGGGCTCAGTGGCCCTGCCAGTGGGAAAGGGGTGcagcctccctttctccctctccatcTGCTCCTCTGGTAACTGAGTGAGTTGTTCTTGCTgaagcccagcctggctgagctAGAGGTCTGATCTGACTGGGAGGGGGAAAGCCTTGGGCTGGCACCCCAAGTGCTGTTcaccaggctgggctgtggtgtGCATGTGAAGCCCTACACCTGGTATTCTACCCTGTGCAGCCATCCTGAtgctctctttctccctcccagggaacacCTCTCCATCCGGGGCTTTATATGGTGGATCCGCTGCCTTGTGATCAATGTGgtcctcttcatcctcctcttctttctcacCACCCCTGCTATCATCATCACCACTATGGACAAGTTCAATGTCACCAAGCCCGTGGAGTACCTCAATGTAAGGACTTTGGAGACAGGTGCAGGGTGGGTAACACAGGAACCACCCCAAGGCACAACATCCCCTGCAAGGCTGGGGATAGGGAGAGAGATTGTCCTTGATCCCCAGGTCTGGTCAGCCTGACAATGAGGGAGGTGCTGAACCTGGACAGGGTGCGGTGGCAGTCGCAGTGCTGGGGATTTGGCATCAGCAAAGGCAACTGTACCTGTTGCTGACACAAGAGCTGCTGCACCATGTAACATGTGATTTCTTCTCTGCCTTATTGCAGAACCCAATCATCACCCAGTTCTTCcccaccctgctgctgtggtgcttctctgctcttctgcccACCATTGTATACTACTCTGCCTTCTTTGAAGCACACTGGACCAGGTAAGGACAGCCAGCACCTGTTCTTACCTTCTCAGTGAGCTGACTGGCTGCTAGACACTTCTCACTGACATAAAGCTACGGGCTGGATCCTACTGCTTGAACCTCTGTCTTCCACTCCAAGCATGCACCTCTCGGGCACCTGGGGACTGCTGTGGACAGCTGTTCTGCCAGTCTTTAGCTGCTGTTGTGCAGCATGGTTGTCTGAGCAGAGCTTCACATAGGTCtacaagaagaagaaagcttGGGAAGTTAGGGCTGGTCACTATGTGAAATGCTAGTAGTGAGGGAAGTCCTGGCTCAGGTGAGCAGGCAGGGGTGGTGTGCCTGTACCATGTGTAAGATGTAGCTGTTCCAAGGGAAAATCGTTTTAGCTGCTCTGGCTTCTGGCCACAGGGAAAGCATTTGAAGTCCAGAGAACTAGAAGTGTGCTGCTTGTGAGGCACATTCTCCACAGGACATGCAATGTAAACTTTGTTTTGTGGTCTATGTTGCAGAGACTGGTGGGGAGGGCATCGCCAGCTCCTGGGATTGCAGGTCAAGGAAGGTGATTGCAGAGCCTGTGAGACAAGGGGGAAGGAGACTCGATAACAGATTTCAAATAtgctggagggagaggggatgTATTCATGTACTAGTAACAGACAGGGTGGGATTTAGGTTAGGTATTGGGAAGTGCTTACTGATGAAAAAGCCATGGGAGCACAGCTTGTGTGGCTGGTGGGGTGACAGTGAAAGGTTAACAGCCTCTCTGCCCTCAGGTCTGGAGAGAATAGGACAACCATGCACAAGTGTTACACCTTCCTCATCTTCATGGTCTTGCTGCTGCCGTCGCTGGGCCTGAGCAGGTAGGGGTTGTGGCAAAGGAA
The window above is part of the Corvus moneduloides isolate bCorMon1 chromosome 3, bCorMon1.pri, whole genome shotgun sequence genome. Proteins encoded here:
- the TMEM63B gene encoding CSC1-like protein 2 isoform X1; translated protein: MLPYVIATLGSVGAPCKTPTCTNNNSTTKDYCYSARIRSTVLQGLPFGGVPTVLALDFMCFLALLFVFSILRKVAWDYGRLALVTDADRRRRWETEREEREYVASALHSDNHDRYERLTSVSSSVDFDQRDNGFCSWLTAIFRIKDDEIRDKCGGDAVHYLSFQRHIIGLLVVVGVLSVGIVLPVNFSGDLLENNAYSFGRTTIANLKSGNNLLWLHTTFAFLYLLLTVYSMRRHTSKMRYKEDDLVKRTLFINGISKYAEPEKIKKHFEEAYANCTVLEARPCYDVARLMFLDAERKKAERGRVYFTNLQSKDNTPSMINPKPCGHLCCCVIRGCEEVEAIEYYTKLEEKLKDDYKREKEKVNEKPLGMAFVTFHNETITAIILKDFNACKCQGCACRGEPRASSCSESLHVPNWTVSYAPDPQNIYWEHLSIRGFIWWIRCLVINVVLFILLFFLTTPAIIITTMDKFNVTKPVEYLNNPIITQFFPTLLLWCFSALLPTIVYYSAFFEAHWTRSGENRTTMHKCYTFLIFMVLLLPSLGLSSLDVFFRWLFDKKFLAEAAVRFECVFLPDNGAFFVNYVIASAFIGNAMDLLRIPGLLMYMIRLCLARSAAERRNVKRHQAYEFQFGAAYAWMMCVFTVVMTYSITCPIIVPFGLMYMLLKHLVDRYNLYYAYLPAKLDKKIHSGAVNQVVAAPILCLFWLLFFSTVRTGFLAPTSMFTFVVLVITIVICLCHVCFGHFKYLSAHNYKIDHTEVDAMDNRQNGRPATNLPAPKSAKYIAQVLQDSSPEGEATESEEQGSQDEELINADGMNDTDFQSCEDSLIENEIHQ
- the TMEM63B gene encoding CSC1-like protein 2 isoform X2, producing MLPYVIATLGSVGAPCKTPTCTNNNSTTKDYCYSARIRSTVLQGLPFGGVPTVLALDFMCFLALLFVFSILRKVAWDYGRLALVTDADSVASALHSDNHDRYERLTSVSSSVDFDQRDNGFCSWLTAIFRIKDDEIRDKCGGDAVHYLSFQRHIIGLLVVVGVLSVGIVLPVNFSGDLLENNAYSFGRTTIANLKSGNNLLWLHTTFAFLYLLLTVYSMRRHTSKMRYKEDDLVKRTLFINGISKYAEPEKIKKHFEEAYANCTVLEARPCYDVARLMFLDAERKKAERGRVYFTNLQSKDNTPSMINPKPCGHLCCCVIRGCEEVEAIEYYTKLEEKLKDDYKREKEKVNEKPLGMAFVTFHNETITAIILKDFNACKCQGCACRGEPRASSCSESLHVPNWTVSYAPDPQNIYWEHLSIRGFIWWIRCLVINVVLFILLFFLTTPAIIITTMDKFNVTKPVEYLNNPIITQFFPTLLLWCFSALLPTIVYYSAFFEAHWTRSGENRTTMHKCYTFLIFMVLLLPSLGLSSLDVFFRWLFDKKFLAEAAVRFECVFLPDNGAFFVNYVIASAFIGNAMDLLRIPGLLMYMIRLCLARSAAERRNVKRHQAYEFQFGAAYAWMMCVFTVVMTYSITCPIIVPFGLMYMLLKHLVDRYNLYYAYLPAKLDKKIHSGAVNQVVAAPILCLFWLLFFSTVRTGFLAPTSMFTFVVLVITIVICLCHVCFGHFKYLSAHNYKIDHTEVDAMDNRQNGRPATNLPAPKSAKYIAQVLQDSSPEGEATESEEQGSQDEELINADGMNDTDFQSCEDSLIENEIHQ